A DNA window from Bubalus bubalis isolate 160015118507 breed Murrah chromosome 20, NDDB_SH_1, whole genome shotgun sequence contains the following coding sequences:
- the LOC123465217 gene encoding myeloid-associated differentiation marker-like, which produces MIMTSLTIRLTMSSSSGLASATIMGYFLRLLQLLSTCLAFSLVATTGTWRETIGNWSMFIWCFCFVVTLLTFIVELCGLQFLWPFSWDDFLINYASYSTLLCLSASIIYPTTYLQIVPRGSSWNHAIAATAFSCLASVTYATEVAWIYAWPSHITCYVLPMPGLLKGLENFVACVIFGFISNTSLYLHQPALVWCVAAYSICLFLGAVALLLYLRGYSNKLPICFPIFLLGLALFSISLYASALILWLLYQFDKNFGGQPQRSSDVSCRHLYLVCIWDQRLVVAILTVINLLIYVADLVYWDHWVIVRD; this is translated from the coding sequence ATGATAATGACCAGCCTGACCATCAGGCTCACCATGAGCTCGTCCTCTGGCCTGGCCTCTGCAACCATCATGGGCTACTTCCTCCGCCTGCTGCAGCTGCTCTCCACCTGCCTGGCCTTCTCGCTGGTGGCTACCACTGGCACTTGGAGGGAGACCATAGGTAACTGGTCCATGTTCATCTGGTGCTTCTGCTTCGTTGTGACCCTCCTTACTTTCATAGTTGAGTTATGTGGGCTCCAGTTCCTCTGGCCCTTTTCCTGGGATGACTTTCTCATCAACTATGCCTCCTACTCCACCCTCCTCTGCCTCTCGGCCTCCATTATTTACCCCACCACGTACCTCCAGATCGTCCCTCGTGGCAGCTCCTGGAACCACGCCATTGCTGCTACTGCCTTCTCCTGCCTCGCTTCTGTGACTTATGCCACTGAAGTAGCCTGGATCTATGCCTGGCCCAGCCACATCACCTGCTATGTGCTCCCCATGCCAGGACTGCTCAAGGGGCTAGAGAACTTCGTGGCCTGTGTCATCTTTGGCTTCATCAGCAATACCTCCCTGTACCTGCACCAGCCGGCCCTGGTGTGGTGTGTGGCCGCGTATTCCATCTGCCTCTTCCTGGGGGCCGTGGCCCTCCTGCTGTATCTGAGAGGCTATAGCAACAAGTTGCCCATTTGCTTCCCCATTTTCCTGTTGGGGTTGGCCCTGTTCTCCATCTCCCTCTACGCCAGCGCTCTGATCCTATGGCTGCTCTACCAGTTCGACAAGAATTTTGGTGGCCAGCCCCAGCGGTCCAGTGATGTGAGCTGCCGCCATCTCTACTTGGTGTGCATCTGGGACCAAAGACTGGTTGTAGCCATCTTGACAGTGATCAACCTGCTGATTTACGTGGCTGACCTGGTGTACTGGGACCACTGGGTCATTGTTAGGGACTGA